A window of Aeromicrobium sp. A1-2 contains these coding sequences:
- the cobA gene encoding uroporphyrinogen-III C-methyltransferase translates to MLGTGSVTLVGGGPGDPGLITVAGRAAIETADVIVTDRLAPLAALAWARPDVEVVDVAKIPGGRSTSQADINQILVEQAKSGRHVVRLKGGDNFVFGRGGEELLACHDAGIQTRVIPGVTSAIAAPALAGIPVTHRGLTQGFTVVSGHVPPGHPESTIDYAALAASGTTIVVLMGVRTLGAICAALVSGGLPADTPAAVVADGSLPSQHVVRATLGTIADTTAGIKPPAVAVIGDVAQIAGLTDGHRA, encoded by the coding sequence ATCCTGGGCACCGGCAGCGTGACGCTGGTGGGCGGCGGGCCCGGCGATCCGGGCCTCATCACGGTTGCCGGGCGGGCCGCGATCGAGACCGCCGACGTCATCGTGACCGACCGACTCGCCCCGCTGGCGGCGCTGGCCTGGGCCCGCCCGGACGTCGAGGTCGTCGACGTCGCCAAGATCCCCGGCGGACGTTCGACGAGCCAGGCCGACATCAACCAGATCCTGGTCGAGCAGGCCAAGTCCGGCCGGCACGTCGTGCGGCTCAAGGGCGGCGACAACTTCGTGTTCGGGCGTGGCGGCGAAGAGCTGCTGGCCTGTCATGACGCGGGCATCCAGACTCGCGTGATCCCCGGAGTGACCTCGGCGATCGCCGCGCCAGCCCTGGCCGGCATCCCCGTCACGCATCGCGGCCTGACCCAGGGATTCACTGTCGTCTCGGGCCACGTCCCGCCCGGGCACCCCGAATCCACGATCGACTACGCCGCGCTCGCCGCGTCCGGCACGACGATCGTCGTGCTGATGGGCGTCCGTACGCTCGGCGCGATCTGCGCCGCGCTGGTGTCCGGTGGACTCCCCGCCGACACACCCGCGGCGGTGGTCGCCGACGGCTCGTTGCCCAGTCAGCACGTCGTCCGGGCGACCCTCGGAACGATCGCCGACACCACAGCCGGCATCAAACCGCCCGCCGTCGCTGTCATCGGCGACGTGGCGCAGATTGCCGGCCTCACGGATGGACACCGCGCATGA
- a CDS encoding cobyrinate a,c-diamide synthase — protein sequence MIAAPASGHGKTTVATGLMAALSRAGHDVSGHKVGPDYIDPGYHALATGKPGRNLDPHLVGEQRLVPLLLHGAGGADLAIIEGVMGLYDGQIGGEGFASTAHVATVTRTPVVLVVDISHASRSIAALVQGMVAFDPSVRIVGVILNKAGSERHATEVVSALESTGLPVLGVLQRDDGIVAPSRHLGLVPADERDDAAHALDRLAAQIAEKIDLVELLALARTAPALDAEPWDAGREISPVGEPQESRPVVAMAGGRAFTFRYAETEELLRAAGCDVVTFDPLTDEALPDGTAGLYLGGGFPEVHAAGLAANAPLREALRVAVTSGMPTHAECAGLLYLCRTVDGMPMVGALDADAIMTPKLTLSYRTAIVPADQLTGVAGTRVTGHEFHRTTVTPAAGDPAWLVDGKPHGFGTATLHASYVHTHWAGHPQMAQRFAEAVHAYHPTTTTAHSEPKGRAERGHTSARSAGRTKGRAERGHTSARSAGRTKSGTRPEAWTWHGDRELAEGLVDFAVNIHDGPRPDWLDTALRASLDDIGAYPDPIDAEHAIARRHGRRPDEALATAGAAEAFGLIARARDWRRPFVVHPQFTEPDVALAAAGHTPEHVLTDAGNGFVLDPAAVPEDADLVVLGNPTNPTSVLHAEQTVRQLLRPGRVVVVDEAFMDSVPGERHSVAGAPLPGLLVVRSLTKLWSIPGIRAGYVLGAPDLLADLRRHQPPWSVSSTALAAMLATSTPEALAEAARRTTRIVQHRAVLTDGLTELGVQHVTPAAPFVLARVGLGAHDRLREVGYAVRRADTFPGLDDSWIRIAVRRPETTRKLLATLRIEEPWT from the coding sequence ATGATCGCCGCTCCGGCATCGGGCCACGGCAAGACGACGGTCGCCACGGGCCTGATGGCAGCGCTGTCCCGGGCCGGCCACGACGTCTCGGGCCACAAGGTCGGACCCGACTACATCGACCCGGGATATCACGCGCTCGCGACCGGCAAGCCCGGCCGCAACCTCGACCCGCACCTGGTCGGTGAGCAGCGACTCGTCCCGCTTCTGCTCCACGGTGCCGGCGGCGCCGACCTGGCGATCATCGAAGGCGTCATGGGGCTGTACGACGGGCAGATCGGTGGAGAGGGATTCGCCTCGACCGCTCACGTCGCGACCGTCACGCGTACGCCGGTCGTGCTCGTCGTCGACATCTCGCACGCCTCGCGGTCGATCGCCGCACTCGTGCAGGGCATGGTCGCGTTCGACCCGTCGGTCCGCATCGTCGGCGTGATCCTCAACAAGGCCGGCTCCGAACGCCACGCGACCGAGGTCGTCAGCGCGCTGGAGTCCACCGGCCTCCCGGTTCTCGGGGTGCTCCAGCGCGACGACGGGATCGTCGCGCCGTCCCGGCATCTCGGCCTCGTGCCGGCCGACGAACGAGACGATGCCGCCCACGCACTCGACCGGCTGGCCGCGCAGATCGCCGAGAAGATCGATCTGGTCGAGCTGCTCGCCCTGGCCCGCACGGCTCCCGCCCTCGACGCCGAGCCGTGGGACGCCGGGCGCGAGATCAGTCCTGTCGGCGAGCCCCAGGAATCCCGCCCTGTGGTCGCCATGGCTGGCGGACGGGCCTTCACCTTCCGCTACGCCGAGACCGAGGAGCTCCTGCGTGCCGCCGGCTGCGACGTCGTGACGTTCGACCCGCTCACCGACGAGGCGCTGCCCGACGGCACCGCCGGCCTGTATCTCGGTGGCGGGTTTCCCGAGGTCCACGCCGCGGGGCTGGCCGCCAACGCGCCCCTTCGGGAAGCGCTCCGCGTTGCTGTCACGTCGGGCATGCCGACCCACGCCGAGTGCGCCGGACTGCTCTACCTGTGCCGCACCGTCGACGGCATGCCGATGGTCGGAGCGCTCGACGCCGACGCGATCATGACGCCGAAGCTGACCCTGTCGTACCGGACCGCGATCGTGCCCGCCGACCAGCTCACCGGCGTCGCGGGGACCCGGGTGACAGGGCACGAGTTCCACCGGACGACCGTCACTCCCGCCGCCGGCGACCCCGCGTGGCTCGTCGACGGGAAGCCGCACGGATTCGGCACCGCGACGCTGCACGCGTCGTACGTCCACACGCACTGGGCCGGCCACCCGCAGATGGCCCAACGCTTCGCCGAAGCCGTCCACGCCTACCACCCAACAACGACCACGGCGCACAGCGAGCCGAAGGGCCGAGCAGAGCGAGGTCACACGTCTGCGCGGAGCGCAGGGCGGACGAAGGGCCGAGCAGAGCGAGGTCACACGTCTGCGCGGAGCGCAGGGCGGACGAAGTCCGGCACCAGGCCGGAGGCCTGGACGTGGCATGGGGATCGGGAGCTGGCCGAGGGGCTCGTGGACTTCGCGGTCAACATCCACGATGGACCCCGTCCGGACTGGCTCGACACCGCACTGCGCGCGAGCCTCGACGACATCGGCGCCTATCCGGACCCGATCGACGCCGAGCACGCCATTGCCCGGCGCCACGGCCGCCGGCCGGACGAGGCCCTCGCCACGGCGGGCGCGGCCGAGGCCTTCGGGCTGATCGCCCGGGCCAGGGACTGGCGCCGCCCGTTCGTGGTGCATCCACAGTTCACCGAGCCCGACGTGGCGCTTGCCGCAGCAGGTCACACGCCGGAGCACGTCCTGACCGATGCCGGCAACGGTTTCGTGCTCGATCCGGCCGCGGTGCCCGAGGACGCGGACCTGGTCGTCCTGGGCAACCCGACCAACCCGACCAGCGTGCTGCACGCCGAGCAGACCGTGCGGCAGCTGCTCCGGCCAGGACGGGTCGTCGTGGTCGACGAGGCCTTCATGGACTCCGTACCGGGTGAACGCCACTCGGTCGCCGGCGCTCCCCTGCCCGGCCTCCTGGTCGTCCGCAGCCTGACCAAGCTCTGGTCGATCCCGGGTATCCGGGCCGGCTACGTCCTGGGTGCTCCCGACCTGCTCGCTGACCTGCGCCGGCACCAGCCGCCGTGGTCGGTCTCGTCGACCGCTCTGGCAGCGATGCTCGCGACGTCGACGCCCGAGGCACTCGCGGAGGCCGCGCGACGCACGACCCGCATCGTCCAGCACCGCGCGGTCCTGACCGACGGTCTGACCGAGCTCGGCGTCCAGCACGTCACACCGGCGGCCCCGTTCGTCCTCGCCAGGGTCGGTCTCGGCGCCCACGACCGGCTCCGGGAAGTCGGCTATGCCGTACGTCGGGCCGACACGTTCCCCGGTCTCGACGACTCATGGATACGCATCGCGGTCCGTCGACCCGAGACGACCCGCAAGCTGCTCGCGACGCTCAGGATCGAGGAGCCATGGACGTGA
- the cobO gene encoding cob(I)yrinic acid a,c-diamide adenosyltransferase: MPQGQPLTVPDDGLTTRQRRNRPLVMVHTGNGKGKSTAAFGLAIRSWNQGWNVGVFQFVKSAKWRIGEQTVLERLGELHTETGEGGPVEWHKMGSGWSWSRKEGTDEDHAADAAEGWAEVKRRLATETHDLYVLDEFTYLTKWGWIDVEDVVEALTNRPGRQYVVITGRHADPRLIEIADLVTEMTHVKHPFDNGQKGQRGIEW, encoded by the coding sequence ATGCCTCAGGGTCAGCCGCTCACGGTCCCCGACGACGGTCTCACCACCCGGCAGCGTCGCAACCGCCCGCTCGTGATGGTCCACACCGGCAACGGCAAGGGCAAGTCGACCGCTGCGTTCGGCCTCGCGATCCGGTCGTGGAACCAGGGCTGGAACGTCGGGGTCTTCCAGTTCGTCAAGTCCGCCAAGTGGCGCATCGGCGAGCAGACCGTCCTCGAGCGCCTCGGCGAGCTGCACACCGAGACCGGCGAGGGCGGGCCCGTCGAGTGGCACAAGATGGGCTCCGGCTGGTCGTGGTCACGCAAGGAGGGCACCGACGAGGACCACGCCGCCGATGCCGCCGAGGGCTGGGCCGAGGTCAAGCGCCGCCTCGCCACCGAGACCCACGACCTCTACGTGCTGGACGAGTTCACCTACCTCACCAAGTGGGGCTGGATCGACGTCGAGGACGTCGTCGAGGCCCTGACCAACCGCCCCGGTCGCCAGTACGTCGTCATCACGGGCCGTCACGCAGACCCGCGACTCATCGAGATCGCCGATCTCGTCACCGAGATGACCCACGTCAAGCACCCGTTCGACAACGGGCAGAAGGGTCAGCGAGGCATCGAGTGGTAG
- a CDS encoding magnesium chelatase subunit D family protein, whose translation MPQHYPFCAVVGSDDMALALTLSTISPAIGGVLVRGEKGTAKSTMVRALAAVLPPIDVIAGDRFSTDPRERSPLSPDGPFAADAEVETRPVRLVELPVGATEDRVLGSLHLEKALSEGVTEYEPGLLARAHRGILYVDEVNLLHDHLVDLLLDAAAMGRSTVERDGVSVEHAARFVLVGTMNPEEGELRPQLLDRFGLTVEVAAPRDPQTRVEVVRRRLAYETDPDAFGERFAEDEAALTDRIQSAQKLVEQVHLSDWALLKIAEICAAFEVDGMRADIVTARAAAAHAAWHGRTDVRREDVRAAARLALPHRRRRNPFDAPGIDEDLLDAILGDDEPPPPPEGDPEDETHTPEADSSEAPGSEAPSTSESQTSGSEPPSEPGSGPAESDVNADAEDDLPRERHTQGEGQTTTVGAEQPYRPRLFTVGGTGAGESGRRSRAITDSGRRIGAERRAGQGGSIHLMETIRAAAPHQRTRGRTGQGLAFRADDLRLAVKEGHESNLILFCVDASGSMAARKRMEQVKTAILSLLMDAYQRRDKVGLITFRQDGAELALPPTGSIDIAATRLAELPAGGRTPLAEALLKTADVLRLERVRDPRRRPLLVVITDGRATYGDDAVARAHRVAAHLGATGVAALVIDCETGSFRMGLARRLADHLLAEYVPLGEVSASALTDVVKGAA comes from the coding sequence ATGCCACAGCACTATCCGTTTTGCGCCGTCGTCGGTTCCGACGACATGGCGCTGGCCCTGACCCTGTCCACGATCTCGCCGGCCATCGGTGGAGTCCTGGTGCGCGGCGAGAAGGGCACCGCGAAGTCGACCATGGTCCGCGCGCTGGCCGCAGTCCTGCCGCCGATCGATGTCATCGCGGGTGACCGGTTCTCGACCGACCCTCGCGAGCGCAGCCCGCTGTCGCCCGACGGACCGTTCGCCGCTGACGCCGAGGTCGAGACCCGGCCCGTGCGCCTGGTCGAGCTGCCGGTCGGCGCGACCGAGGACCGGGTGCTGGGATCGCTGCACCTCGAGAAGGCACTGTCCGAGGGCGTCACCGAGTACGAGCCCGGGCTGCTGGCCCGCGCGCACCGCGGCATCCTCTACGTCGACGAGGTCAACCTGCTGCACGATCACCTGGTCGACCTGCTGCTCGACGCCGCCGCGATGGGCCGCTCGACGGTCGAGCGCGACGGCGTCTCGGTCGAGCACGCCGCCCGGTTCGTCCTGGTCGGCACCATGAACCCCGAGGAGGGCGAGCTCCGACCACAACTGCTCGACCGGTTCGGGCTGACCGTCGAGGTCGCCGCGCCACGAGATCCGCAGACCCGGGTCGAGGTCGTCCGCCGACGACTGGCGTACGAGACCGATCCCGACGCGTTCGGCGAGCGCTTCGCCGAGGACGAGGCAGCCCTGACCGACCGCATCCAGTCGGCGCAGAAACTCGTCGAGCAGGTCCACCTGAGCGACTGGGCGCTGCTCAAGATCGCCGAGATCTGCGCCGCGTTCGAGGTCGACGGCATGCGCGCGGACATCGTCACGGCCCGCGCCGCCGCCGCGCACGCCGCGTGGCACGGGCGGACCGACGTACGGCGTGAGGACGTGCGTGCCGCGGCTCGTCTGGCCCTGCCGCACCGTCGCCGTCGCAACCCGTTCGACGCACCCGGCATCGACGAGGACCTGCTCGACGCGATCCTCGGCGACGACGAACCCCCGCCCCCGCCAGAGGGTGACCCGGAGGACGAGACCCACACCCCCGAAGCCGACTCCTCCGAAGCTCCGGGCTCCGAAGCCCCCTCGACGTCCGAGTCCCAGACCTCCGGGTCCGAGCCACCCTCCGAGCCAGGCTCAGGTCCGGCCGAGAGCGACGTCAACGCGGATGCCGAAGACGATTTGCCCCGCGAACGTCACACTCAGGGCGAAGGTCAGACGACGACGGTCGGCGCCGAGCAGCCCTACCGGCCACGGCTGTTCACAGTTGGCGGCACGGGGGCCGGGGAGTCCGGACGACGGTCGCGCGCGATCACCGATTCCGGCAGACGAATCGGCGCCGAACGGCGTGCGGGCCAGGGCGGCTCGATCCACCTCATGGAGACGATCCGCGCTGCTGCCCCGCACCAGCGAACCCGCGGACGTACGGGCCAGGGTCTCGCGTTCCGCGCCGACGACCTGCGGCTCGCGGTCAAGGAAGGTCACGAGTCCAACCTGATCCTGTTCTGCGTCGATGCGTCCGGATCAATGGCCGCCCGCAAGCGCATGGAGCAGGTCAAGACCGCGATCCTGTCGCTGCTGATGGACGCCTACCAGCGCCGCGACAAGGTCGGACTCATCACCTTCCGCCAGGACGGAGCCGAGCTGGCGCTGCCTCCGACCGGCTCGATCGACATCGCCGCCACCCGGCTGGCCGAGCTGCCCGCCGGTGGACGTACGCCGCTGGCCGAGGCGCTGCTCAAGACCGCCGACGTCCTCCGGCTCGAACGCGTACGCGATCCGCGACGTCGTCCGCTGCTGGTCGTCATCACCGACGGCCGCGCGACGTACGGCGACGACGCCGTGGCCCGCGCGCACCGGGTCGCCGCACACCTCGGCGCGACCGGCGTGGCTGCCCTGGTCATCGACTGCGAGACCGGCTCGTTCCGGATGGGTCTGGCCCGCCGGCTCGCCGATCATCTGCTGGCCGAGTACGTACCGCTGGGAGAGGTGAGCGCGAGCGCGCTGACCGACGTCGTCAAGGGAGCCGCCTGA
- the cbiE gene encoding precorrin-6y C5,15-methyltransferase (decarboxylating) subunit CbiE, whose amino-acid sequence MSTQVTVVGIGADGWSGLVAHARELVEAADAVLGGGRHLAMLPERGDQIREAWPSPLRDALPALLERFDGQRVVALASGDPLVSGIATTLVEVLGADAVEVVPALSSVALARARMRWSAESTEVVTLVGRDPHLVARSLAPGLRLLVLSSDETTPGEVASLLTSAGYGGSPMSVLADLGSAAESRTDGIAAAWGSQPVPALNVIAVELVSSGARALGFTAGLPDDAYDHDGQITKRDVRASAMARLVPMPGQLLWDVGAGAGSVAIEWMRAHPTCRAVAVEAKDDRAARITGNAETLGVPALRVVTGRAPEALEGLDAPHAIFVGGARPSTASSKPAGRRYVPGTARGARRDPADRVRPRAALRAPRRRADQAARRARGTDRHVHRVDTRACRHAVGRDQERQPGGRRMTVHFVGAGPGAADLLTLRAVALLNVADVCVYAGTYLDHAVLSHCPEGVQLVDTQDLDLDQIIARIVNAHAAGLEVVRLCSGDPSVYSALHEQARRLDAHGVPWDVTPGVPAYAAAAARLGAELTVPEVVQSVVLTRTQARSTAMPDGEALAGFAATGATLVLHLAITRTRALAAELAESYGADCPVAVVGNASRPTEVVLRGTLGDIADQVEAAGLRQAAVILVGKALAEDVRGGESYLYDPARDRSAKRGVQT is encoded by the coding sequence ATGAGCACTCAGGTCACGGTCGTCGGTATCGGCGCTGACGGATGGTCCGGCCTGGTGGCCCATGCCCGCGAGCTGGTCGAGGCCGCGGACGCCGTCCTCGGCGGCGGGCGGCACCTCGCGATGCTTCCTGAGCGTGGTGACCAGATCCGCGAAGCGTGGCCGTCGCCGCTGCGCGACGCGCTCCCGGCCCTGCTGGAACGCTTCGACGGTCAGCGCGTCGTCGCGCTCGCCTCGGGCGATCCGCTGGTGTCGGGCATCGCCACGACGCTCGTCGAGGTGCTCGGCGCCGACGCCGTCGAGGTTGTCCCGGCCCTCTCGTCGGTCGCCCTGGCTCGTGCCCGGATGCGCTGGTCGGCCGAGTCGACCGAGGTCGTGACACTGGTCGGCCGGGACCCGCACCTGGTCGCCCGCTCGCTGGCGCCGGGGCTGCGGCTGCTGGTCCTTTCGTCGGACGAGACGACCCCGGGCGAGGTCGCGTCGCTGCTGACCTCGGCCGGATACGGCGGGAGCCCCATGAGCGTCCTGGCCGATCTCGGCTCGGCGGCGGAGTCGCGTACGGACGGGATCGCCGCGGCGTGGGGCAGCCAGCCGGTGCCCGCGCTCAACGTCATAGCGGTCGAGCTGGTCAGCTCCGGCGCCCGCGCGCTGGGCTTCACCGCGGGCCTGCCCGACGACGCCTACGACCACGACGGCCAGATCACCAAGCGCGATGTCCGCGCCTCGGCGATGGCCCGGCTCGTGCCGATGCCCGGCCAGCTCCTGTGGGACGTCGGCGCCGGCGCAGGCTCGGTGGCGATCGAGTGGATGCGTGCACACCCGACCTGCCGGGCGGTCGCGGTCGAGGCGAAGGACGACCGAGCTGCACGCATCACCGGAAACGCCGAGACCCTCGGCGTTCCTGCACTGCGGGTCGTGACGGGCCGCGCCCCCGAGGCGCTGGAGGGCCTGGACGCGCCCCACGCGATCTTCGTCGGCGGGGCTCGACCGTCGACGGCGTCCTCGAAGCCTGCTGGGAGGCGTTACGTCCCGGGGACGGCTCGTGGTGCACGGCGTGACCCTGCAGACCGAGTCCGTCCTCGCGCTGCGCTTCGCGCGCCACGGCGGCGAGCTGACCAGGCTGCACGTCGAGCACGCGGCACCGATCGGCACGTTCACCGGGTGGACACCCGCGCGTGCCGTCACGCAGTGGGCCGTGACCAAGAGCGACAACCAGGAGGCCGGCGCATGACCGTTCACTTCGTCGGTGCCGGACCGGGCGCAGCGGACCTCCTGACGTTGCGTGCCGTGGCACTGCTCAACGTCGCCGACGTGTGCGTCTACGCCGGCACGTACCTCGACCACGCAGTGCTGAGCCACTGCCCCGAGGGCGTGCAGCTGGTCGACACACAGGACCTCGATCTCGACCAGATCATCGCGCGCATCGTCAACGCGCACGCCGCGGGCCTGGAGGTCGTACGCCTGTGCAGCGGCGACCCGTCGGTCTACTCGGCGTTGCACGAGCAGGCCCGCCGGCTCGACGCGCACGGCGTGCCGTGGGACGTGACGCCCGGCGTCCCGGCGTACGCCGCCGCGGCAGCCCGCCTCGGTGCTGAGCTGACGGTCCCGGAGGTCGTGCAGTCGGTCGTGCTGACCCGCACGCAGGCGCGATCGACCGCGATGCCGGACGGCGAGGCGCTGGCGGGATTCGCGGCGACCGGCGCGACCCTCGTGCTGCACCTCGCGATAACCCGCACCCGGGCGCTCGCCGCCGAGCTCGCCGAGTCGTACGGCGCGGACTGCCCGGTCGCGGTGGTCGGCAACGCGAGCCGGCCGACCGAGGTCGTGCTGCGCGGCACGCTCGGCGACATCGCCGACCAGGTCGAGGCCGCCGGACTGCGGCAGGCTGCCGTCATCCTGGTCGGCAAGGCGCTGGCCGAGGACGTACGCGGTGGTGAGTCCTACCTCTACGACCCCGCGCGTGACCGCTCGGCGAAGCGTGGCGTCCAGACCTGA
- a CDS encoding precorrin-8X methylmutase, which translates to MKRPTRHFEYVDDGPAIYVDSFATIRSEAELVHLPADAEKVAVRMVHACGQVDLTRDLDIHPDLVAAARGALESGAPILTDATMVASGVTRARLPKDNEVLCLLRDERVPALAQEWETTRSAAAVSLWADRLDGAVVAFGNAPTALFHLLELLLDGAPRPAAIIGTPVGFIGAAESKQALATFALDIPYLTVHGRRGGSAMAASALNALAQERE; encoded by the coding sequence ATCAAGCGTCCGACCCGCCACTTCGAGTACGTCGACGACGGCCCCGCGATCTATGTCGACTCCTTCGCCACGATCCGCAGCGAGGCCGAGCTGGTCCACCTGCCCGCAGACGCCGAGAAGGTCGCGGTGCGCATGGTGCACGCGTGCGGCCAGGTCGACCTGACCCGCGACCTGGACATCCATCCCGATCTCGTCGCCGCCGCCCGCGGAGCGCTCGAGTCCGGCGCCCCGATCCTGACCGACGCCACGATGGTCGCCTCCGGAGTCACCCGGGCGCGGCTGCCGAAGGACAACGAGGTGCTGTGCCTGCTGCGCGACGAGCGGGTGCCGGCGCTGGCCCAGGAGTGGGAGACGACCCGTTCCGCCGCTGCGGTCTCGCTGTGGGCCGACCGGCTCGACGGCGCTGTGGTCGCCTTCGGCAACGCGCCGACCGCGCTGTTCCACCTGCTCGAGCTGCTGCTCGACGGCGCGCCCCGCCCGGCCGCCATCATCGGCACCCCGGTCGGCTTCATCGGCGCGGCCGAGTCCAAGCAGGCGCTCGCCACGTTCGCACTGGACATCCCGTACCTCACGGTGCACGGACGCCGCGGCGGGTCCGCGATGGCCGCGTCGGCGCTCAACGCGCTCGCCCAGGAGCGCGAATGA
- a CDS encoding (2Fe-2S)-binding protein, which yields MWWQPVTGGPWPLASTSTGTGASSADLAHELDRRILAPIVAPILAAFASTFALSTQVLWGNVASSLSGAQTMLAAARPDRAAAGGRIIGGLLDQGVLHGTGDLHGVRPGFVRRSCCLFYRLPSAGVCGDCVLDRAPSPAPRGSMGPQTPGGPR from the coding sequence ATGTGGTGGCAACCCGTCACCGGGGGACCCTGGCCGCTCGCCAGCACCTCCACCGGCACTGGCGCCTCCTCCGCCGACCTCGCACACGAGCTCGACCGCCGAATCCTCGCGCCCATCGTCGCCCCCATCCTGGCGGCGTTCGCGTCGACGTTCGCGCTCTCGACCCAGGTGCTGTGGGGCAATGTCGCGTCGAGCCTTTCGGGCGCCCAGACGATGCTCGCTGCCGCACGACCCGACCGGGCCGCCGCCGGCGGGCGGATCATCGGCGGGCTGCTGGACCAGGGCGTGCTGCACGGAACCGGCGACCTGCACGGCGTACGGCCGGGATTCGTCCGGCGGTCGTGCTGCCTGTTCTACCGCCTGCCCAGCGCCGGCGTGTGTGGCGACTGCGTGCTCGACCGCGCCCCGTCGCCTGCTCCGCGTGGCAGCATGGGGCCACAGACTCCGGGAGGACCACGATGA
- the cobF gene encoding precorrin-6A synthase (deacetylating): MRRIRVIGIGSGGLDQVTVEAVRAMNEVAYFLVTDKRGKDGAPDPLVVARGEILARHLDHEPVLVIVDDPERDRSADGTRSAADYDRAVSDWHAARTDAWEQALLDHDGDAGFLVWGDPAFYDSAIRMLDRVLARGRVEGEVDVLPGISSLQVLAARHRIVLHEVGQPVHVTTGRRLAEAVEQGQPNIAVMLNRSLEPLDDLPDWQIWWGANLGTEHERLVAGRVDDVRAELERARAEVKAAAGWVMDAYLLRRPS; encoded by the coding sequence ATGCGCAGGATCCGGGTCATCGGCATCGGCTCGGGCGGTCTCGACCAGGTCACCGTCGAAGCCGTGCGCGCGATGAACGAGGTCGCCTACTTCCTGGTCACGGACAAGCGGGGCAAGGACGGCGCGCCGGACCCGCTGGTCGTGGCACGCGGCGAGATCCTCGCGCGGCACCTCGACCACGAGCCCGTGCTCGTCATCGTCGACGACCCCGAACGGGACCGCAGCGCCGACGGCACAAGGAGCGCGGCCGACTACGACCGCGCCGTCAGCGACTGGCACGCGGCGCGCACCGACGCGTGGGAGCAGGCCCTGCTCGATCACGACGGCGACGCCGGATTCCTGGTCTGGGGCGACCCGGCCTTCTACGACTCCGCCATCCGGATGCTCGACCGGGTCCTGGCCCGTGGACGGGTCGAAGGCGAGGTCGACGTGCTGCCCGGCATCTCGAGCCTGCAGGTGCTCGCTGCCCGTCACCGCATCGTGCTGCACGAGGTCGGCCAGCCCGTGCATGTGACAACAGGCCGCCGGCTGGCCGAAGCGGTCGAGCAGGGTCAGCCCAATATCGCGGTGATGCTCAACCGCTCGCTGGAGCCGCTCGATGACCTGCCGGACTGGCAGATCTGGTGGGGCGCCAACCTCGGCACGGAGCACGAGCGGCTCGTCGCTGGCCGGGTCGATGACGTGCGCGCCGAGCTCGAGCGGGCCCGGGCCGAGGTCAAGGCTGCTGCGGGCTGGGTCATGGACGCCTACCTGCTGCGTCGCCCGTCCTGA
- a CDS encoding class I SAM-dependent methyltransferase — MNLAERWDEHVLPRLIDIVLGDRMTGGWRERVCGELSGEVLEIGFGSGTNLGHYGDGVTRVLAVEPSDRAWEIAQDRIIEFGRPVDRIGLDGARLDLPDASVDAVVSTWTMCTIPHLADALAETRRVLRPGGTLHFVEHSLAPTKRIARIQHTIQPTWGRAAGGCHLNRDIPGLLAEAGFTVPDLKQRYASGLWPSRPFGWFVTGTAQP, encoded by the coding sequence ATGAACCTTGCTGAGCGCTGGGACGAGCACGTCCTCCCCCGACTGATCGACATCGTCCTCGGAGACCGGATGACCGGGGGCTGGCGCGAACGCGTGTGCGGCGAGCTCTCCGGCGAGGTGCTCGAGATCGGCTTCGGCTCGGGTACCAACCTGGGCCACTACGGTGACGGCGTCACGCGCGTCCTCGCCGTCGAACCGTCCGACCGGGCGTGGGAGATCGCCCAGGATCGCATCATCGAGTTCGGACGTCCGGTGGACCGCATCGGCCTGGACGGCGCCCGTCTGGATCTCCCCGACGCCAGTGTCGACGCCGTCGTCTCCACGTGGACGATGTGCACCATCCCGCACCTCGCCGACGCCCTGGCCGAGACCCGGCGGGTGCTTCGACCCGGCGGCACCCTGCACTTCGTGGAGCACTCACTCGCTCCCACGAAGCGGATCGCCCGCATCCAGCACACGATCCAGCCCACGTGGGGTCGCGCAGCGGGTGGGTGCCACCTGAACCGCGACATCCCCGGACTGCTCGCAGAAGCCGGATTCACCGTTCCGGACCTGAAGCAGCGCTACGCCTCCGGGTTGTGGCCGTCCCGACCATTCGGCTGGTTCGTCACCGGGACTGCGCAGCCCTGA